Sequence from the Candidatus Sulfotelmatobacter sp. genome:
CGATACGGCGACGCCGAGGCGACCGCCGGTGCGCAGCTCGATCGTCGCCAGGCGCCGTTCGGCGGCGTCGGCTGCCGGCGCGCGCGTCGGCACGGCGAGCAGCGCCGGCGCGGCCAGCGTCGCGGCTGCGCTCGTGAGCAGGGTGCGGCGGTTCATCCGGGTTTCTCGTCCTGCTCGTGCTGTTCGTGCGCGTGGCGCACGGTCCCCTCGACGTTCCGCCGCGCTTGGCGCAAGAGCGGATCGTCCCCGATGTCCTCGTCGAGCGCCGGATCGAGCCCGAGGTCGTGGATCATCTCTTTGGAAGGGTCGTCGTCGGAGTACATGACGTCTTCGAGTCTAGACGTGGAGGTAACGGCGGCGCAAGTCCGCGTTCTCACGAATCTGCTCGGGCGTCCCTTCGAACTTGATCTCGCCCTGGTCGATGATGTAGCAGCGGTCGGCGACGGCCAGCGCGCTGAACAGGTTCTGCTCGACCAGCAGCGTGGTGATCCCGGAGGCCTTGATCTCACGGATCACGTTCTCGACCTCGCGGACGATCAGCGGGGCGAGGCCTTCGGTGGGCTCGTCGAGCAGCAGAACGTGGACGTCTTGCACCAACGCGCGCGCGATGGCGAGCATCTGCTTCTCGCCGCCGGAGATCTCATCGCCCTTGTGCGTGAGCCGCTCGCGCAGACGGGGGAACTTCTCGTAGACGTGGTCGAGCGTCCAGCCCGGCTTGCGGGCGGTGACCTGCGCCAGCTTGAGATTCTCGGCGACGGTCAGGTTGGTGAAGATGCGCCGCTCCTCGGGGACCAGTGAGACGCCCATCCGCGCGATCGTCATCATGTCGCGCCCGACCAGCTCCTGGCCGTCGAGCGTGATGCTGCCGGCCTGCGGCGTGAGCCAGCCGACGATCGACTTGAGGGTCGTGGTCTTGCCGACGCCGTTGCGGCCGAGCAGCGCGACGGTCTCGCCGGCGCCCACGTGCAGCGAGACCCCGCGCAGGACTTGGCTGTCGCCGTAATAGGTGTCGATCCCCTCGACGCGCAGGCGCGTTTGAACGGCGGTGGCGGTCATGCGTGCAGCTCCGCTTCGCTGTGGCCGCCCAGGTAGGCTTCCTGGACGGCGGCGTTCTCGCGGATCTCGGCCGGCGTCCCGGTCGCCAGCACGCGGCCCTGGTGCAGCACGGTGATCGAGTCGGAGATGCCCATGATCAGGTCCATGTCGTGCTCGATGATCAGCACCGTCATCTCGGTCGCCAGCTTGCGAATCAGCGCTTCGGTCTTGCGGGCCTCGTCGCGCGACATTCCGGCGATCGGCTCGTCGAGCAGCAGCATTCGCGGTTCGGTCGCTAGCGCGATGGCGATGTCGAGGCGCTTCTTGTCGCCGTGCGAGAGGTCGCCGCAGCGCAGCTCGCTCACGCGCTCGAGATCGAGCCGTGCGAGCGCGTTGCAGGCCAGCTCGTCGACGCGCCCCAGACGCGTCGAACGTCGCAGCAGCTGCGGCGCGAAGGCGCCTTGCACGTGCGCGAGCGCCGCCAAGCGCGCGTTCTGCAACACGCTCTGGTCGGGGTAGAGGTTGGCCGTCTGGAACGCCTTGGCGATCCCCAGGTGCACCCGATGATGTCCGGTCGTGCGCGTGACGTCGCGGTCCTCGAAGCAGATCGTCCCGGTCGTCACCGGCGTCGTGCCGGCGATCAGGTTGAAGAAGGTGGTCTTGCCGGCGCCGTTGGGGCCGATGACGGCGCGCAGCTCGCCGGGCGCGACCGAGAAATCGATGTCGGCGTTGGCCGCGAAGTGTCCGAACGACTTGCCCAAGCCGCTGGTCCGCAGGATCGGATCCATCACTTCACCCGCACCGAAGCCAACAGCGTCTTGCGTGCTCGGCTCCGCTTGAGGATCGTCCCGACGATGCCGTTGGGCAAGAACACGACGACCAGGACGAAGATCACCCCTTCGATCAGCTGCCAGTAGGAGACGACGCCCGAGAGCACGTTCTCGAGATACATGATGATCCCGGTCCCGATGACCGGGCCGAACAGCGTCTGGATGCCGCCGACGACGGCGTAGATGACGAACGATCCGCTGCGTTCGATACCCACCGAGTCGACCGAGACCGTCCCGTCGTAGAGCGCTTTGAGCGCGCCGGAGAACCCGGTGAGCGCCCCGGCGATCGCGACCGCCATCACCCGGTACGCGGCGGCGTTGAAGCCCACGAAGACGCTGCGCTCCTCGTTCTCGCGGATCGCGTCGAGCACTTCGCCGAATTGCGAGCGGGTCAGCGCGCGCACGAACCACAGCACCGCGAGCAGCATGACGGCGGCGAAGACGTACCACAGCTTGAGGTCGCCGAGGTTGCCGAACGGTCCCAGCGCGATCGCCGGGAGCGGCGTTTGCAGATCGACGTTCCAGGGTCCGAGCGCAAGCAGCGCGTTCGGAAACGATTGCAGGCCGTCGTCTCCGCCGGTCCACGAGCGCGCCTGTTCGACGATGAAGAACACCATCTGCGCGAACGCCAACGTCAGCAGAGCGAAGTAGATGCCGTACAGGCGAACGCTCAGCGCGCCGATCAGCGCCGCCAGCGCGGTCGTGACGATCGTCGCGCCCAGCACCGCCAGCCACAGGTTCGGATGGTCCGGCATCGTGTGGAGCAGCAGGATCGCCGCCAGATAGCCGCCGCCGCCGAAGAACATCGACTGGCCGTAGGAGAGCATGCCGGCGTACCCGAGCAGGACGTTGAACCCGATCGTCGCGATGCTCACGATCAGGATCTGCGTGGCCAGGCCCGCATACCCGCCGATCAGGTGCAGCGCGAACGGGAAGACGACCAGCCCCAGCGCCGTCAGCGCGAGGAAACGCAGGTCCGCGCCGAGCAAGCCGGTGCGCGGGGAGGCGACGGCGGGCGTCGCCTCGCTCGTGGTCGAGGTCATGACTGGCGAATGACCTCGCTCTCGCCGAGCAGTCCTTGCGGTCGCAGCAACAAGATCAGCGCCATACAGACGTAGATGACCACGTCGGCGGCGGGAGCGTAGTAGAGCGTGGTGACCGCCTGCAGCTCGCCGATCAGCAAGCCCCCGATGACGGCTCCCCAGAAGCTGCCCAGCCCGCCGACGACGACGACGACGAACGAGGGGACCAGGAAGCCGAAGCCGATCTCCGGGTCGAGGCTGTAGATGGGAGAGGCCGCCGCGCCGACCAAGCCCGCGATCGCGGCGCCGAGCGCGAAGACGATCGTCGAGGCGAGCCGCACGTTCCCGCCCAGCAACTGCACCATGATGCGGTCGCGCACGCCCGCGCGGACGATCAGCCCGTAGGTCGTGTATTGGATGAAGAGCCAGACCACCACCAGCATCACGATGACGCCGAGCGCGAACAGGAGCTGGTACGTCGGGTAGGTGATCGGCCCGATCGTGGTCGACGCCGACGCCAGCGCCGCCGGCATCGGGTACTGCACCGTCGTCCCGCCGAAGATGAGCCGCAGCGTCTCCTCGACGACGAGCGCGATGCCGAACGTCACCAGGATTTGCAGGGTCGGTCCCTTGTCGTAGAAGTGGCGCAGCACCACGCGGTCGAGGAAGACCGCGAAGATCGCCACCGCGATCGGCGCCGCCAAGAACGCGGGAATCAAACCGAAGTGCTGCGCGACCACCAGGCCGACGTACGCGCCGATCGCGTAGAAGGCTCCGTGCGCGAAGTTGACCAGCCGCAGCGTTCCGAAGACGATCGTGAGACCGACGGCGATCGCCACATAGATCAGGCCCCGTACCAATCCGTTGAGCAGTGCTTGGATGAGCGCTTCCACGTCTTACCTATGTTGAGATACGGAAACGGGTCGGCGTCCGTGCAGGCGCCGACCCGTGGGGAGCTTGGGGACCCGAAGGCTTATGCCGACTCCATCTTGCAGACCAGGCTCGAGAGCGGCGCGACGACGCTTTCACCGGGGTGGACTTCCAGCACCCGGCCGTAGCCGAACCCGTTCTCGGTGCGCTGCGCGACCGGCAGGCCCTCGACGACCAGGCACGAGTTGACGCCCTGGTGATCCTCCGGGCGGTACCATTCCACTTCCTTGGTGAACTGGAACTTGTTCCCTTCGAGCGCCGAGATGATCTTGGCCGGGTCGATCGAGCCCGTCTTCTCCGCGGCCCACTTGTAGATCAGGATGTCGGCGTAGGCGCACTCGCCGCCGTTCGAGGGCGGGAAGCCGTACTTCTTGGTGAACGCGTCGACGAAACGCTTCGCGCCCGGATATTTGTCGGCGTGGTACTTGTAGTAGAACGGCGCCGTCGAAGCGACGTTGTCGAAGTTCGCGCCGGCGCCCTTGGCCATGTACTCGTCGACGAGCGGGACGAGGATCTTGGCCGACTTGGTGAGGCCGAACTGCGCCGCCTGATTGACGCACTTGACCATGTCGCCACCGAACTGAATGATGCACAGCACGTCGGGCTTGGCGGCTTGCGCCTCGGCGAGACCGGACGAGAAGTCGGTCGTTCCCGGGAACGGCGTGAGCACGTTCTTGACGACCTTGGCGCCCTTCGGATTGATGACCGAGGTGATGTTGTCGAAGTTCGAGTGCCCCCACGCGTAGTCAGCCGTGATGAAGAACCACTTGCCGGTCCCGTACTTGCTGACCATCGTGCGCGCCAACGACTGCGCGCTCATGTAGGCGTCGTTGTAGCGCCGGAACGTGTGCTTGTGGCAGTTCTGATTCGTCGTCTCGTCGCCGTGCGTCAGCGTCGCCATGAAGATCGTCTTCTTCTCTTGGCATAGCGCGGAGACGGCCACGGCGACGCCGGTCGACGAGCCGCCGGTGATCATGATCGCGCCGTCGCGATCGATCATGCGTTCGGCGTTGTCGCGCGCTACGGCGGGCTTGGACTGGGTGTCGCCGCTGACGGCGCGGACCGGCATGCCGAGGATGCCGCCCTTCGCGTTCACTTCTTCGATGGCGAGGTTGTAGGCGCGGATCTGGTCGGCGCCTTGGTCGGAGTAGGGCCCGGTCAGCGGAACGTTGAGGCCGACGACGATTTCCTTGGTCGGTGCGGCGATGACGTACGGGGCGCTGCCCAGCGTAATGGCGGCTGCGCCGGCGGTGCCGGCGACGAAACGACCGCGCGACAGAGTGTTCTTCACGGGCTCGACTCCTTTAAGTGGACGGCCGGATAAGGACTTGGCAGCCGCTTTAGCTGGGAACGAGGAAACGTTCCTGCGTCCGACCCACCCTCCGTTCGGAAGAAGTCTCGGCGAGGGGCGGCGAGAACGCGAGGGCCAGCCCGTGGACGCGGGCCAGGGGGACGGATGGAGTGGTTCGGCGAGCCGCCGCGCACGGCGCTGGTGACCGGCGGCGCCGGCGGAATCGGCCGGGCGACGTGCGAGCTGCTGGCCGAGGCCGGTTACCGGGTCGCCGTCGCCGACCGCGACGTCGAGGCCGCGCGAGCGCTGGCATACCAGATCGACGGCCACGCGTTCGCCGTCGACGTCGCCGACGAGACCTCCGTGACGCGCTGCTTCGACGAGGTGCTGGCCGCGTTCGCGGGCAGCCTCGACGCGCTGGCGACCCCGGCCGGCATCGTCGACACGACACCGTTCCTCGAGCTCGACCCGGCCACGTTCCGGCGTCTCCACGACGTGAACGTGATCGGAACGTTCCTTTGCATCCAAGCGGCGGCGCGGCGGATGCGGCCCGGCGGGCGGATCTGCACCGTGGCCAGCGTCGCCGGAAAGCGCGGCGGCGGGCTGTCGGGGACGGCGGCCTATGCCGCCAGCAAGGGTGCGGTCCTGGCGCTCACGCGCAACGCGGCCCGCGCGCTGGCGCCGCTGGGCATCGCCGTCAACTGCGTCGCGCCCGGGCCGGCCGACACGGCGATGCTGCGCGAGGTCTTCGCCGACCCCGCTCACCGCGCGCGCATCGAGGGCTCGACGTTGCTCGAACGGGTCGGGGAGCCGCGGGAGATCGCCGAGGCGATCGTGTGGCTCCTCTCGCCGCGCGCCGCGTTCGTGCTGGGTGAGACGCTGACCGTCGACGGCGGACTGATGCTGGACTGACGCCGAAAAGGGTGCCGATGCCGATGCCGACCGATAGGATCTCCCGCGGCCGTTTCGCCGCCGCCGGCGCAGCCGCGCTGGCGAGCGTCGCGTTCGCGCGCACGCCGGCCCGCGCCGCGCAGTGGACGTACAAGTACGCCAGCAATCTGCCGATCGAGCATCCGCTCAACGTGCGGATGCGCCAATGCTGGGATGCGGTGCGCGCGCAGACCGCCGGCCGGCTCGACGTGCAGCTCTTCCCGAACAACCAGCTGGGCGGCGACACGGCGGTCCTGCAACAGCTGCGGTCCGGCGCGGTCCAGTTCTTCACGCTGGACGGCGGCATCTTGCAGGGGGTCGTTCCGATCGCGGCGATCCAGGCGATCGGCTTCGCGTTCCGCGACTCGAACGAAGCGTTTCGCGCGATGGACGGCGCGCTCGGCGACGACGTGCGCGATCAGATTCGGGCCGCCGGCCTGTACGTGCATCCCAAGATGTGGGAGAACGGGATGCGCCAGATCACCGCGTCGAACCGCCCGATTCGCAGCGCCGCGGATCTGGCCGGCTTCAAGATCCGTACGCCGGCCGGCGAGCTGTGGGTCGATCTGTTCCGTTCCCTCGGCGCCGCGCCGGGGCCGTTGAACTTCAGCGAAGTCTACACCGCGCTGCAAACCAAGGTCTTCGACGGTCAGGAGAACCCGTTCGCGATCGTCGAGACGGCGCGTCTGTTCGAAGTGCAGAAGTACTTGAGCGTCAGCAACCACATGTGGTCGGCCTATCATCTGCTCGGCAACCAAGACGCGTGGAACGCGTTGCCGCGCGACGTGCAGACGATCGTCGAGCGTTCCCTGACGCGTTTCGCGCTGCTGCAGCGCGGCGATACCGCGCGCCTCAACGACGCGCTGGCCGACAAGCTGGCGCGCCAGGGCATGACGATACTCCGCCCCGATACCGGCAGCTTTCGCGCCAAGCTCGCCGCCTCGGGGTTCTACGGCAAATGGAAGACCCGCTTCGGCGATCGGGCGTGGGACCTGCTGGAGAAGACCTCGGGGCGGTTGGGCTGAGTCAGCGCCGTCCCTCGCCGGGGCTGGTGCCGAAGGCGGCCTTCCACGCACGGCGCAGGTGGCGTGCGTCCTCGAGACCGCAGCGCTGCGCGACCTCTTCGATGGTGAGGCGGCGGTTGGGGAGCAGCGTGCGCGCGTGCTCGAGCCTGATGCGCATGTGATACTGTCCGACCGTCATGCCGGTCGCGGCGCGGAAGGTGCGGCTGAGGTGGCGGCGGCTGAGCCGTGCGATCTCGGCCAGCTCGTCGAGCGTGTGGCGCTCGGCCGGGTGGTTGACGATCCGGTCCTGCACCAAGTGCACGGCCGCGTCGAGGTGGTCGCGCCGGTCCAGGAACGAGTTCAACTGCGCGTCGGCGCCGGGGCGCCGCACGTGGACGACCATCTCGCGCGCCACCGTCGCGGCGACGCGCGGCCCGGCGTGCGCTTCGACCAGCGCCAGCGCCATGTCGACGCCGGAGGCGATCCCCGCGCTGCTGACGATCGGGCCGTCCTGCACGTACAGGCGATCCGAGAGGACGCGTGCCTTCGGAAAGCGGCGTTGCAGCTCGTCGACGTGTTTCCAGT
This genomic interval carries:
- a CDS encoding ABC transporter ATP-binding protein — its product is MTATAVQTRLRVEGIDTYYGDSQVLRGVSLHVGAGETVALLGRNGVGKTTTLKSIVGWLTPQAGSITLDGQELVGRDMMTIARMGVSLVPEERRIFTNLTVAENLKLAQVTARKPGWTLDHVYEKFPRLRERLTHKGDEISGGEKQMLAIARALVQDVHVLLLDEPTEGLAPLIVREVENVIREIKASGITTLLVEQNLFSALAVADRCYIIDQGEIKFEGTPEQIRENADLRRRYLHV
- a CDS encoding ABC transporter ATP-binding protein translates to MDPILRTSGLGKSFGHFAANADIDFSVAPGELRAVIGPNGAGKTTFFNLIAGTTPVTTGTICFEDRDVTRTTGHHRVHLGIAKAFQTANLYPDQSVLQNARLAALAHVQGAFAPQLLRRSTRLGRVDELACNALARLDLERVSELRCGDLSHGDKKRLDIAIALATEPRMLLLDEPIAGMSRDEARKTEALIRKLATEMTVLIIEHDMDLIMGISDSITVLHQGRVLATGTPAEIRENAAVQEAYLGGHSEAELHA
- a CDS encoding branched-chain amino acid ABC transporter permease — its product is MTSTTSEATPAVASPRTGLLGADLRFLALTALGLVVFPFALHLIGGYAGLATQILIVSIATIGFNVLLGYAGMLSYGQSMFFGGGGYLAAILLLHTMPDHPNLWLAVLGATIVTTALAALIGALSVRLYGIYFALLTLAFAQMVFFIVEQARSWTGGDDGLQSFPNALLALGPWNVDLQTPLPAIALGPFGNLGDLKLWYVFAAVMLLAVLWFVRALTRSQFGEVLDAIRENEERSVFVGFNAAAYRVMAVAIAGALTGFSGALKALYDGTVSVDSVGIERSGSFVIYAVVGGIQTLFGPVIGTGIIMYLENVLSGVVSYWQLIEGVIFVLVVVFLPNGIVGTILKRSRARKTLLASVRVK
- a CDS encoding branched-chain amino acid ABC transporter permease, whose product is MEALIQALLNGLVRGLIYVAIAVGLTIVFGTLRLVNFAHGAFYAIGAYVGLVVAQHFGLIPAFLAAPIAVAIFAVFLDRVVLRHFYDKGPTLQILVTFGIALVVEETLRLIFGGTTVQYPMPAALASASTTIGPITYPTYQLLFALGVIVMLVVVWLFIQYTTYGLIVRAGVRDRIMVQLLGGNVRLASTIVFALGAAIAGLVGAAASPIYSLDPEIGFGFLVPSFVVVVVGGLGSFWGAVIGGLLIGELQAVTTLYYAPAADVVIYVCMALILLLRPQGLLGESEVIRQS
- a CDS encoding ABC transporter substrate-binding protein, yielding MKNTLSRGRFVAGTAGAAAITLGSAPYVIAAPTKEIVVGLNVPLTGPYSDQGADQIRAYNLAIEEVNAKGGILGMPVRAVSGDTQSKPAVARDNAERMIDRDGAIMITGGSSTGVAVAVSALCQEKKTIFMATLTHGDETTNQNCHKHTFRRYNDAYMSAQSLARTMVSKYGTGKWFFITADYAWGHSNFDNITSVINPKGAKVVKNVLTPFPGTTDFSSGLAEAQAAKPDVLCIIQFGGDMVKCVNQAAQFGLTKSAKILVPLVDEYMAKGAGANFDNVASTAPFYYKYHADKYPGAKRFVDAFTKKYGFPPSNGGECAYADILIYKWAAEKTGSIDPAKIISALEGNKFQFTKEVEWYRPEDHQGVNSCLVVEGLPVAQRTENGFGYGRVLEVHPGESVVAPLSSLVCKMESA
- a CDS encoding SDR family oxidoreductase; this encodes MEWFGEPPRTALVTGGAGGIGRATCELLAEAGYRVAVADRDVEAARALAYQIDGHAFAVDVADETSVTRCFDEVLAAFAGSLDALATPAGIVDTTPFLELDPATFRRLHDVNVIGTFLCIQAAARRMRPGGRICTVASVAGKRGGGLSGTAAYAASKGAVLALTRNAARALAPLGIAVNCVAPGPADTAMLREVFADPAHRARIEGSTLLERVGEPREIAEAIVWLLSPRAAFVLGETLTVDGGLMLD
- a CDS encoding TRAP transporter substrate-binding protein, with product MPTDRISRGRFAAAGAAALASVAFARTPARAAQWTYKYASNLPIEHPLNVRMRQCWDAVRAQTAGRLDVQLFPNNQLGGDTAVLQQLRSGAVQFFTLDGGILQGVVPIAAIQAIGFAFRDSNEAFRAMDGALGDDVRDQIRAAGLYVHPKMWENGMRQITASNRPIRSAADLAGFKIRTPAGELWVDLFRSLGAAPGPLNFSEVYTALQTKVFDGQENPFAIVETARLFEVQKYLSVSNHMWSAYHLLGNQDAWNALPRDVQTIVERSLTRFALLQRGDTARLNDALADKLARQGMTILRPDTGSFRAKLAASGFYGKWKTRFGDRAWDLLEKTSGRLG
- a CDS encoding DJ-1/PfpI family protein, which codes for MRVVFLIGESVELFDLAGPVQVFHEANALGAGYEIVFAGTARSVASEQGVALAELQRLPRAARGDLIVVPGSRLLREAGRRGTPDQPALVAWVKAAHAAGATIASVCVGAFLLARAGLLDGRECTTHWKHVDELQRRFPKARVLSDRLYVQDGPIVSSAGIASGVDMALALVEAHAGPRVAATVAREMVVHVRRPGADAQLNSFLDRRDHLDAAVHLVQDRIVNHPAERHTLDELAEIARLSRRHLSRTFRAATGMTVGQYHMRIRLEHARTLLPNRRLTIEEVAQRCGLEDARHLRRAWKAAFGTSPGEGRR